A single window of Candidatus Thermoplasmatota archaeon DNA harbors:
- a CDS encoding DHH family phosphoesterase: MDPVAVEGFLRRAAETAEAIRRAPRVHVVSHIDADGLTSASIAVSMLRRAGIPHDLEFVKSITPSELERIRAAAHPFVLFTDLGSGSADVLKDWTCAVADHHQMGADFATHLNPRLFGLGGESCSGAGSAYFIARALDPANVDLAALAVVGAVGDLQDADACRLTGLNRVILEDGRRAGVVEWRLDARWFGRETRPVYKMLQYADDPLLPGVSGSDQAAMRFVQDQGVALRERETWRRWTQLSLEERRAILSAAAVRVTRTRGAAEARRMIGEVYVLSREAPGTPLRDAKEFATLLNSTARYGEGPTGLAVCLGDRDAGYRKALSLLRGHRQNLVSGVQLAQLKVERREIVQWFDAGESIRDTIVGIVAGMMYGAGASRELPIVGFARASETETKVSARAPRELVLQGVVLSQAVGEAAREVGGSGGGHDGAAGATIPLGKEPEFLERLESVLKRQLSKPVTVSATG; this comes from the coding sequence ATGGATCCCGTAGCCGTGGAGGGCTTCCTCCGCCGCGCCGCCGAGACGGCCGAGGCGATCCGTCGCGCCCCGCGCGTGCACGTCGTCTCGCACATCGACGCCGACGGCCTCACGAGCGCGTCCATCGCCGTCTCCATGCTGCGTCGCGCCGGCATCCCGCACGATCTCGAGTTCGTGAAGAGCATCACGCCCTCCGAGCTCGAACGGATCCGCGCGGCAGCGCATCCCTTCGTCCTGTTCACCGATCTTGGAAGCGGCTCGGCGGACGTCCTCAAGGACTGGACCTGCGCCGTGGCGGACCATCACCAGATGGGCGCCGACTTCGCGACGCACCTCAATCCCCGTCTCTTTGGCTTGGGGGGCGAGTCGTGCTCGGGGGCCGGCAGCGCCTACTTCATCGCCCGCGCGCTCGATCCCGCAAACGTCGACTTGGCCGCGCTTGCGGTCGTCGGTGCGGTGGGGGACCTGCAGGACGCCGACGCCTGCCGCCTCACGGGCCTCAACCGAGTCATCCTCGAAGACGGGCGGCGGGCGGGCGTCGTCGAGTGGCGCCTGGACGCGCGGTGGTTCGGGCGCGAGACGCGGCCCGTCTACAAGATGCTGCAGTACGCCGACGATCCCCTGCTTCCGGGCGTCTCCGGCAGCGATCAGGCGGCCATGCGCTTCGTGCAGGACCAAGGCGTCGCGCTCCGGGAGCGGGAGACGTGGCGACGCTGGACGCAGCTCTCGCTCGAGGAGCGGCGCGCGATCCTCTCGGCCGCGGCCGTCCGCGTGACGCGCACGCGAGGCGCGGCGGAGGCGCGACGCATGATCGGCGAGGTGTACGTCCTCTCGCGCGAGGCGCCGGGAACGCCGCTTCGCGACGCCAAGGAGTTCGCGACGCTTCTCAACAGCACGGCGCGCTACGGGGAGGGCCCGACGGGCCTCGCCGTGTGCCTGGGCGACCGCGACGCGGGCTACCGGAAGGCTCTCTCGCTCCTTCGCGGGCACCGGCAGAACCTCGTGTCGGGCGTCCAGCTTGCGCAGCTCAAGGTCGAGCGCCGCGAGATCGTCCAGTGGTTCGACGCGGGCGAGAGCATCCGAGACACGATCGTGGGCATCGTGGCCGGCATGATGTACGGCGCCGGCGCCAGCCGGGAGCTTCCCATCGTGGGCTTTGCGCGCGCGAGCGAAACGGAGACGAAGGTCTCCGCGCGCGCGCCGCGCGAGCTTGTGCTCCAGGGCGTGGTCCTCTCGCAGGCCGTCGGCGAGGCGGCGCGCGAAGTCGGAGGCTCGGGCGGGGGGCACGACGGCGCGGCCGGCGCGACGATCCCCTTGGGCAAGGAGCCCGAGTTTCTGGAGCGCTTGGAGAGCGTCCTCAAGCGCCAGCTTTCGAAGCCGGTGACGGTTTCTGCGACCGGCTAG
- the proC gene encoding pyrroline-5-carboxylate reductase, with amino-acid sequence MESKRIAVLGAGNMGTALLRGMLKAKWAKPDNLMATHPRKQRVEEIRRTLGIDASVSNVEAARWADVVVLAVKPQIAHRVLREIAPAMGRGKTLVSIAAGVTTRAIELMLPEVSVVRAMPNVAVTVDLGATAICRGTRATDADYDVARHVFEAVGIAVEVEEALMDAVTGLSGTGPMYVFQIIEGLSDAGVKMGLSRHAATELTIQTVLGAAKMAQVTGQHPGLLKDLVTSPGGTAIAALHSLEQGGLRALLIDAVEVATQRSAELGRNMEERAGTK; translated from the coding sequence ATGGAGTCCAAGCGCATCGCGGTCCTTGGCGCCGGCAACATGGGCACCGCGCTCCTGCGTGGCATGCTCAAGGCCAAGTGGGCCAAGCCCGACAACCTCATGGCGACCCACCCGCGCAAGCAGCGCGTCGAGGAGATCCGGCGCACGCTTGGGATCGACGCCTCCGTCTCGAACGTCGAGGCCGCGCGATGGGCCGACGTCGTCGTCCTCGCCGTGAAGCCGCAGATCGCCCACCGCGTGCTGCGTGAGATCGCGCCCGCCATGGGTCGCGGCAAGACGCTCGTGTCGATCGCGGCGGGCGTGACCACGCGCGCCATCGAGCTCATGCTGCCGGAGGTTTCGGTCGTGCGCGCGATGCCAAACGTCGCCGTGACGGTCGATCTTGGCGCCACCGCGATCTGCCGCGGCACGCGCGCGACCGACGCCGACTACGACGTCGCGCGCCACGTCTTCGAGGCCGTCGGGATCGCCGTCGAGGTCGAGGAGGCGCTCATGGACGCCGTCACCGGGCTCTCGGGTACGGGACCCATGTACGTCTTCCAGATCATCGAGGGCCTCTCCGACGCGGGCGTCAAGATGGGCCTCTCGCGCCACGCGGCCACCGAGCTTACGATCCAGACGGTGCTTGGCGCCGCCAAGATGGCGCAAGTGACCGGGCAGCACCCGGGTCTTCTGAAGGACCTCGTGACCTCCCCCGGCGGAACGGCCATCGCCGCCCTGCACAGCCTCGAGCAGGGCGGACTTCGCGCCCTTCTCATCGACGCGGTCGAGGTGGCGACGCAGCGCAGCGCCGAGCTTGGCCGCAACATGGAGGAGAGGGCGGGCACGAAGTAG